In Fusarium fujikuroi IMI 58289 draft genome, chromosome FFUJ_chr02, the genomic stretch TCTCTTAGACGAGCCGTGAATGACTGCGCCTCTGCTGCCTCTGGCGCTTCCTTTGTTACCTCTCTACTCAGCCAATCTTACAGACTTTGGCTATCCGCTTCTCCAACATAAATGGGCGCGCTCTGCTCAAGGACAGAGCCAGTGGAAGGAGCTCAGGACGATTACGATCAGCACCATAGGAAGGATCATTCACATACCGATTTTATGACTCGTCTATCAAAACGCGCAAAGATTTCTCGGATGGGAGAGCCAGCTCTAGATGATGCCGCGGCTGCGCGGAACCACATCCAGGCccatgatgctgagatcTTGGCACGAGGTGTTCTTATTGAAAAGGCAGAAATCACTGATGCCGTGACGCAAGAGCCTGGAGTCGTTGGGGAGTACTTCAAGTTGCGACAACAGATGGTAGCGCGAGAGAAGGCTCTGGATTTTGACCATGGATGCCGCATGCGCAGCACTCCTTCAGAGAGACGAGCAGAAGCCATCCTTCAGAGACTGaggagtgaggatgaggaaaatGTATATGCTCAGGCCGCACCACGAACAGGCTATGGTGGCCAGCAGCACCCTCGTTTTCCTGGAGATCATTTTCTATCGAACAAGCATCTCATCGACTCAACGTCCTTGTTCCGCGTAGCGCAGCATATGCCCAAGGGTGGTCACTTGCACATTCATTTCAACGCCTGTCTTGCCCCCCAAGTCCTGCTCAATCTTGCAAAGGAGATGGACCGGATGTTTATCACCAGCGATATACCCCTTGTTTCGGACAAtgattttattaattttgaTCGATGTGAAATCCAATTTTCTCTATTGAGCCCAGAGAAGGAAACACCTGGCGACTTGTTTTCAGAGGCATATCAACCTCGGCAGACGATGCGGTTTAGAGATTTTCTTGACAGGTTCCCTGGATATTATGCAAAAGATTCAACCAATGTTGATGAGTGGCTATTCGAGAAGCTCATGTTTCACGAGGGGGAGGCGCATAATCATTTGCAGACTGCATCGGGGTACGTTCACGATCTATACCTTTTGTATGCAGACACTAACGTAGCATAGGGCTTGGGAAAAGTTCAACGGGCGGACACGTATGATGAAGGGTCTCTTCAACTATGCGACAGCATATCGAAGGTACACTCGGTTATGTCTGGAGGATTTCATGAAAGACAACATCAGCTACGCTGAAATCCGGCCCAACTTCATGACTAGCAACCAACTCTGGAGCGATGACGGCACTCAGCTCATCGACAACAAAGGCATCATGGAACTGATAATCGAAGAGGTCAAAAACTTCCAGACCGACATGAAAAAGCAAGGAAAGTTCTTTGGTGGTCTGAAAGTGATTTACTGTACACCTCGATCATTTGCGCCAGCGCAGATCGATGCTGCTCTCAAAGAGTGCCTTAAATTTAAACAGATCTGGCCCGAGTGGATTGCAGGTAAGAGAATAAATTTCCCCCAAAGTTATATCCTAACGACAAAGTAGGTTTCGACCTTGTTGGTGAAGAGTCCAAAGGACGCCCCATCAAGGACTTCATCCCCGAGCTCCTGAAGTTCCAGGAGGATTGCGACAGAGATGGCGTTGAAATTCCATTTCTATTTCACTGTGGCGAGACACTAGATATGGGAACCGATACAGATGGCAACCTTGTTGATGCCCTCCTGTTGAAATCGAAGAGAATTGGGCATGGGTTCGCGCTAGCTAAGCACCCCTATGTGATGCAGCATATGAAGGAGCGCGGTGTTTGCCTCGAGCTGTGTCCCATCTCAAATGAGATCTTGGGACTCACGCCTCGCGTCAGCGGTCACACAATGTATCAGCTTCTTGCCAACAATGTGCATTGCACGGTAAGCTCGGACAATGGTACACTGTTTAGGTAAGGTGCTTCCGACAGAACAGACGACGAACATTGCTAACATAGCTTAACAGATCCTCTCTATCTCATGATTTCTACCAAGTGTTGGTTGGTAAGGCTGACATGGGCCTTTTTGGTTGGAAGCAACTGGCGTTGTGGAGTTTGGAGCACGCTTGCCTATCAAAGTCTGAATACAACCGTGTATTCAGCGACTGGGAGCAGAAGTGGAAAGAATTTGTCAAGTGGATGATCGAAGAATATGACGAGCAGCCGAAAGCTATCTGATGATACGGACCGACGGGGCAATGTTTTGTTACGAAGCGAGTGAACTACTCATGATTAACGTGGCGGTTGATTTGTTGACAAGTTCGGAGTTTGGTGAATGGTAAGAAGGCGATGGCCGCTACGGTTTACTTACCTCCTAGAACGGCGTTTAGGATGGGTTTTTGAGACTACCGACGATAGATGAATGATTTGGAGGGCCATAGAGACAGCTTTGAGAACCAGAGGAGGACAAAGAAATATTGGTATCGACCGACTGATTATCCAACTCTCTTGCATAATTCGTCAGCCCTTTTCGATGTAGAGAGGTAGAAGCCGTACGACACAGACCGCCTACGAGACATTTATCTAGGTCATCTATTGGATGAGCCGTAATCGCACAGCCCTGTTACACAGAGCTATTCGACCTGAACTGCTGGTCGTTGGGTTGCGTTCTTGGCGGTGGTTGTAGGGTACTTGATGAGACTCGGCCCAGAGGGAATTGCTGAGACTATGCCTTGAATCCAACCTAGAAACGAAGCCTATCTGAATTCAATCATATAATGAGAATCCATAGAGTCAAAACTGAGGTTTTTATCTAGAACAGATAACGGTTAAATGCGCACAATTATTGTATCATTTGATTCAGCTGAGACGTGGGGAGGGAAAGCTTGGGAGCGGGTGCAGCCGCCGTGGCGCAGCGGTTCAGCGATCGATCCACTCGTTAACCATTTATGTCGAGAGGGCTGAAACTCCCTACCAAATGTGATTTAACTGACAAGCCCCGAGTTTCAATTCTGATTTCTCTTCATTCTGTCATCATGTTGCTCTGAATCTTGTATCTCACGTTTGTCCTATTTTGGAGTTGTTTTCCCTTGATTGTTCCTCGATATCGTTTGTTAGACGGACACCTCTTACCAGCTAAACCTCGATACCTCTCCTCCCTCCCACATTGTAAACCGTTAGGATGGCTGAACCTGGCAGCCCAGGCTGGAAATGGTTTCCcaatgtcaaggccaatTGGTCACTCGATGTCGTGACGCTTCTTGCGGTCATTGGGGAATCTTCTATGGCTGAACAGACTCAGACTATCACGGCATCGTTGCTGTGCCTGCTACCTCGACTGATCCCAGCCCCTCAGGCTCTGCTCAAGCCTTCACGTCCAAGCCGAATGCCTGAGACACTCGCAAAGATGACGGGTGTGTATAGTGGAACCACGCTCGACTCTGTGGGCTTCTTTGCCACTATAATTACTCCTTTGGATGCCCTGCAACCTTTCAGCTTCCGCGTGCTTGAGATCACTCATACGGACCCTTCTTTTGGAGACATCGATATGAATCCTCCTTCTGCACAAGAAAGTTGGTCTACTCGAAGTCTGAACTGGGTCAGATCTCGTCGCTCAAATTCAGACACCACTGAGAAACTGCCAAATGAAAAAGACCCCCAAAGCAGCAGAATTCCCCGAGCCCCTCATATAGAAGATGGTGGGCTTCCTCTGCCAAACACAGCGCGAACAACGACATTTCGTCCTCCCGGTGACAGCTCTCCAAGCAATGCGGATGCCCCCAAACCGCTCGCGCGCCGTCCTACGGCTAAGCAGAAAGTGCAAGATATGCTTGCCAACCCAACATTTGCCAACACGAAGAGACGTCCTGCGGTCCCAGCCAAGCTCTTCTCGCCTATCCACATCCTCTCAGTCTTTTCATGCCTTCTAAGCATAGCAATAATCACCTGTGCTGTGGTATGGCAAGATGGAAACGCCATTCTGGCTGTTTCTCTGATATCCTTTGCGTCGACTGTGGTGGGCTATGCCTCATTCTGGCATCCCATTCTCATGAATCGCAAACACACCAATGAGGTCCCTAGAGGCGATGTTATGATCAGAACACGAGAAGGCGCGTTTCTACTTATCAAGTGCACCGAAGAGGTTGCTCGAGAATTGTACTCAGGGACCGAAGAGTGTCACTATCATGTTGGTGGCCGCACATATCGGCTTCTCATGGCCCTTGGGACGACTCTTCTTATGCTAAGCGTCGTGCTTCTTGGAAACTGCACATGGAACTCCCAGATATTTATCGGTGGAAGTTACATCGTCCTCAACGGACTATATTGGGGCTTGGGGATGCTCCCTCGATCATACTTTTGGGATCTCTCGCGGTACCAATGGCAGGACGTAACACCTGAAGACGCGAAGAATGCAAACGAAGTCACAGACGTGAATGAACAACGAGAGGGCTACCCGAGCTTCACACGTACTTTGTGGTTCGCTATCCGCGAGACTCAACTTACTGGCTGGGTTGGCCGCAGTGGAGCGGCTCCAGGTACGAAACAATGGAACAAGTGGCTCAAGGAAGCACTGCAGAATGCCAAGGATGGCAACAGATCATGGGACTCAGTGGCCAGAAAAGATGCCATTATGAAGGAGAGCCTCAGTGCAGATGAGATTCCTGATGAAGCGGCGCAACATGCGCCTGCGGTCGAAGTTCAGAATTCTCCCACGGAAAAGGACCGCACGACATTTTAGGACGAAGTGCAGCGAGTTTTTAACAGGAAAATGAGTCAGACGAGGTTTTTGGTGTATGGGTGTAGCTGAATCTGGGGTATCTATCTTGTAACGGACATAAAAACCGTTGGGTTATTATTTATGTACCCTGGATATTGACGACACGAGCCCTTCTTTGAGGCATGATGTATAACGACTTATTTGAGTGTAGACTGAAGTTGGACATAGAGATACCCGGAAACCTTTGAAATTAATCATGTCTTGgaataaaaaaaagtctAATAAACATGGATAGTGCCCCTAGAATGGCAGTAGAATGAATCTATGTATCTTTGGCGGTGACCGTGTCACGTTCCAAACGCCGGCTATTTCTAAACAAACGATGCTTCATCCTGCTCCAATTTTGGACTTCTCAAACAATAATTTTCaaaaaaaggtatttaatcaTCGAAATAGATGCCCTTCTTATCGTGGATGTCGATGGCACCGCCACGGTAGCtgcccctcttcttcttgttcttctcctttgtAAAGCCCTTACCCTTGGTGACAATCAGATCCTCGTGAGCCTTTTGGGAATAGGCGATAGAGACGTATTCGTTGGAAGCGAACTTGGCGTCaaccttgatgttcttgggaaTGCGGGAGAAGGGCTCGTTCTGCTTCTTGCGTCCGTTACCGTTGACAACGGGGTCCGGGGGAAGAGGTGGGTAAGCAGAGTTTGACTGGAACTCGGGCGACGTCTTGTCTAAAGTAACAGAAGAGTCGGAAGAATCCTTcacttctttctccttcttgatcttcttgtctttcttggGCTCCTTTTCACCGGAGTCAGAGTCGCTGGAGTCGGagtcagaagaagagctgtcGGAGTCGGGAAGCGGCaccttggcagcagcctcaTCATCTGAGTCGCTGGAGTCGGAATCGGAGCTCGAATCAGAGCTTGAATCGGAGCTAGAAGAGCCAGAGTCCGATTTGGCGCTCTCGTCGTCTGAGTCGCTGCTCGAATCACTATCGCTAGAATCGGAGGAATCGCTTGAGTCGGAGGAATCgctggatgaggaagaagagtcgCTGGAGGAGCTCGAGGAAGCGGCgcgcttctgcttcttggccttgggcttATCCGAGTCAGATTCGGAATCGGAGGAGCTCGAGTCAGAATCAGAGTCCGAAGATGAATCAGAGGAGCTCTCGTCGACGGGAGCCTTTCGCTTCAGAGTGTTGgaggccttgggcttggcagcctcatcatcgctgtcgCTATCGGAGctgctgtcgctgtcgctgtccGAGGACGACTCAGCGTCTTTCATATCCAcgtcctcttccttggcgtCGCTCGAATCAGAGCTGGAGTCGCTGCTAGCAGAGCTGCTGGAGTCTTTCTTAGAGGACTTCTTCTTGCTAGACTTGCTAGACTTGCTACTATCATCGCCTTTGGTAGCCTCCCAAGTCTGGTAAACACTGACAAGGGAAGGATTACCCTCTTCGTCGGTGGCAGCAGTCGCCTTCCagcccttcttctctctctgcttcttgaaGGCATCGGCAGCGCCCTTGAATGAATGGTCAGATAGGAAATTCTCTACCAAGTCCATGAGCTGACCCGGGGGAGGCGTAGATGCGGCATCGTTCTTGGGAGCCGCGGCTTCTATGCTCTTCTTGCCCATGGTATCGGTTGAAGGGTTGATTGGATTCAGAGGGTTGTTAGAGAATAGCCACGAGGGAGGGCTTTGTTTGGAGCCAGACATACGCCAATGCAACGAAGTGAAGCCTGGGCAATTGCAAACAGCAAGAAATTGTCTTGAGTATCGGGGACTGACACAAATATTTCTTGGACGTCGCGCTGATCAAAGACTGGCTACAGAAAAATTTCTGTGGACGGGTGGATCGATGGTGGGGGCCTGCTATTGACGTTCTAATCGTTATCGATAGCTCCttcatacctacctacctaggtaggcaaaGACTACAGGTAGTCATACCTGACAAGTTGCGCCTGTAACCGCCCTTGACGCAGAAGTAAACCCGTTAAGAATGACAGGGATTACTCTGGACGTACACTACCGAAGCCGCTCTCACCACTAACTCATCTACTTTAGCACACGCTAGCCAGGGGTAGGCTACATGCGCCGCTGGTACCATAGCGACCAGAGGAAAGCTGCCGAAGctcaagcatcatcacctcGAGTCGAATTGTGATTGTAACAATACAAACCTCAACCAAATTCCGTCTTTATTGAACAAAATATACAGACCGCGTTCTTCAGCTCAAAATCGCGGATCGAAACAGAAAGCTCGGCCACGTTCGCAATATGTCAACGAACGCAACGAAACGGAAATTCAATACCTTATTGCAGGGCTTAGGATCATCGAGCGCGAAAGCCGCGAACGACACGTCGGCGCACGAGACCGACTCGCCTTCGAATCGCTCTACTACTTCGCCTGGCATAGAAACTCGTGTATCCGGCGTAGATGCCGAATTACTTCAAAAGCGTCGAAGATTAGGCTTTCCGGATTCAACGGCACCCAAAGCTGGCAAAAGAACAAATCTATCTGCGACCCTCTCTGCTATCGTTTCCCGACGCACACAAACACAGGACTCGTCCAAGAAATCTACAGGGGCGCCCACGCGATATGCACCGACCGATCGAGGAGACCTTTTGAAAAGGCTAGGCACGTTCCAAGAAATAACAGACTGGACTCCAAAGCCGGACAAAGTGAATGAGATAGAATGGGCAAAGCGTGGGTGGGTTTGCCATAGCAAAGAAACTGTTCGCTGTCTTCTCTGCCATCGAGAACTGGTTGTCAAACTCAATCGCAAGGTTGTGGATGGAAAGGAGGTTCCTGTTCTCGTGGCATCCGAGATAGGTAGGCTCTCCCCCCCTTGGACCCTTTATCATCGCGCTAATCTTCAGTAGAGGATGCATTGGTAGACAAGTATGCCGACCTCATTGTAACTTCTCACCAGGATGATTGTCTCTGGCGTAAGCGGGGCTGTGATGGTAAGTTGTTCTCTTCGGAAGCGCATATCGTCTTTGTTTTCTGACCTTGTTTGCAGATTCCCTTCTCCGGTTGTCTTTAACCAACGCGACTACGAGTCTTGCGGCTTTACGTGAGCGTTATGATGAGCTGCTAGCACGAAAATCATTCTTGCCCTATGAATTCAATCTTCGACTGCCAGAGGAGTTGAACTTGGATCATGTTCTTTCACATCTACCGAACGACTTCTTCACCAAACCAGCAGCACCaaaggaggctgaggctcagcCAAATCGAGTCGCACTATCGCTTGCCTTAATGGGATGGCAAGGCCTCAATAACGCCCGTATCGGTGCAGTGCCAAACTCGGCATCATGCCACACCTGTCTCAGGCGATTAGGATTGTGGATGTTCAAGAGCAAAGAAGTGGACGAGAATAATGAGATTCTGGTACCAGCCCCTATGGACTTCTTGGATCCAGCCCGAGAGcatcgcttcttctgccCGTGGGCGAACTCTGAGACTCAGAAGCAGGCACATTCCCAGAAGGCTTCTGGGCAAGACTTGCCAGGCTGGAAGGTGTTGGTGCGAACCATCGCGAACGAAGCACATCTTCGGAGTGTTTATGAGGGACGTTCACCGGCGAGACCGCGAACTGAACGATCAATGGGAGCACCGTCCACACCCCAGAAGCCTGGAACGGCCGCCTCCATCAACACGCCGACTCAAACCCCTGGCTCTGTTGGAGCT encodes the following:
- a CDS encoding related to SRP40-suppressor of mutant AC40 of RNA polymerase I and III, which gives rise to MSGSKQSPPSWLFSNNPLNPINPSTDTMGKKSIEAAAPKNDAASTPPPGQLMDLVENFLSDHSFKGAADAFKKQREKKGWKATAATDEEGNPSLVSVYQTWEATKGDDSSKSSKSSKKKSSKKDSSSSASSDSSSDSSDAKEEDVDMKDAESSSDSDSDSSSDSDSDDEAAKPKASNTLKRKAPVDESSSDSSSDSDSDSSSSDSESDSDKPKAKKQKRAASSSSSSDSSSSSSDSSDSSDSSDSSDSDSSSDSDDESAKSDSGSSSSDSSSDSSSDSDSSDSDDEAAAKVPLPDSDSSSSDSDSSDSDSGEKEPKKDKKIKKEKEVKDSSDSSVTLDKTSPEFQSNSAYPPLPPDPVVNGNGRKKQNEPFSRIPKNIKVDAKFASNEYVSIAYSQKAHEDLIVTKGKGFTKEKNKKKRGSYRGGAIDIHDKKGIYFDD
- a CDS encoding related to CECR1 protein, giving the protein MGALCSRTEPVEGAQDDYDQHHRKDHSHTDFMTRLSKRAKISRMGEPALDDAAAARNHIQAHDAEILARGVLIEKAEITDAVTQEPGVVGEYFKLRQQMVAREKALDFDHGCRMRSTPSERRAEAILQRLRSEDEENVYAQAAPRTGYGGQQHPRFPGDHFLSNKHLIDSTSLFRVAQHMPKGGHLHIHFNACLAPQVLLNLAKEMDRMFITSDIPLVSDNDFINFDRCEIQFSLLSPEKETPGDLFSEAYQPRQTMRFRDFLDRFPGYYAKDSTNVDEWLFEKLMFHEGEAHNHLQTASGAWEKFNGRTRMMKGLFNYATAYRRYTRLCLEDFMKDNISYAEIRPNFMTSNQLWSDDGTQLIDNKGIMELIIEEVKNFQTDMKKQGKFFGGLKVIYCTPRSFAPAQIDAALKECLKFKQIWPEWIAGFDLVGEESKGRPIKDFIPELLKFQEDCDRDGVEIPFLFHCGETLDMGTDTDGNLVDALLLKSKRIGHGFALAKHPYVMQHMKERGVCLELCPISNEILGLTPRVSGHTMYQLLANNVHCTVSSDNGTLFRSSLSHDFYQVLVGKADMGLFGWKQLALWSLEHACLSKSEYNRVFSDWEQKWKEFVKWMIEEYDEQPKAI